The proteins below come from a single Mya arenaria isolate MELC-2E11 chromosome 6, ASM2691426v1 genomic window:
- the LOC128238197 gene encoding protein TFG-like isoform X1, producing MSEPGIDLTGKLIIKVALGDDIRRILITNEDITYDELVLMMQRVYRGKLNSSDDIVIKYKDEDNDLITIFDSSDLSFAIQCSRILKITLYVNGKPEPLQSNELKLIKGELRLIRDRCTQLLDKLDSRPQMDLPSSTVEAGPAVKPPKNRVTDSPRRTTPQPSFVPVTSGSKEFDPLSSQRSGDEQSKVMSSFGIGGGEARERSGSADSISSLGSASIRPQPGTPTNQPQQGAYQQGGSGQKLPPWQQQQPVTPSAYSQGQQQVGCPVVMSDQKYYSYPLRGLTSTAGRDSPQTYKSMQHYHHSLMQAHMYTGHEDRASPSPLSPAQQPTPKSFSCPSLAAMGYSGSPAPAGQPQQAGYPGQQASSGQPQAPPQSQQQPQGGGGAFTPIAPPAGSQPQAHPGYPQGAGLATVQASGQGPVSSPFSGQFVPQGTQPGQPVAPQPGYSHPGMQQQPYPTQQVTGGQPAPGTQPQQFGGGYQTGPLQAAPAPPGPAGSQPGNPYARQGPGYGGGYPRPSGNYPQGYQ from the exons ATGAGTGAGCCAGGCATTGACCTTACAGGGAAGCTCATCATAAAAGTTGCCCTGGGGGATGACATTCGGCGCATTCTCATCACTAATGAAGACATCACTTATGATGAGCTTGTGCTTATGATGCAGAGAGTCTATCGGGGGAAACTGAACAGCTctgatgatattgttataaaatacaaaGATGAAG ACAACGATTTAATCACGATATTTGACAGCTCAGACCTTAGCTTTGCCATCCAATGTAGCCGGATATTGAAAATTACCCTCTATG TAAATGGCAAGCCCGAGCCACTACAGTCAAATGAGTTGAAACTGATCAAGGGTGAGTTACGTCTGATACGGGACCGATGTACACAACTGCTGGACAAACTCGACTCCCGGCCACAAATGGACCTACCCAGCTCAACTGTGGAAGCAGGACCTGCTGTTAAAC CTCCAAAAAATCGAGTGACAGACAGTCCACGTCGTACGACGCCCCAACCCAGTTTTGTGCCAGTGACGAGTGGCAGTAAGGAGTTTGACCCGCTGTCAAGCCAACGGTCGGGGGACGAGCAGAGTAAAGTCATGTCCTCGTTTGGCATTGGTGGAGGAGAGGCACGAG AACGTTCGGGTTCAGCAGACAGCATCTCGAGTCTAGGGTCAGCAAGCATTAGACCACAGCCAGGCACACCAACAAATCAGCCACAACAAG GGGCATACCAACAGGGAGGAAGCGGGCAGAAGTTGCCACCCTGGCAGCAACAACAACCTGTCACACCCTCCGCCTACAGCCAGGGCCAACAACAAG TGGGTTGCCCAGTTGTGATGAGTGACCAGAAATACTACAGTTACCCTCTCCGTGGGTTGACCTCTACTGCGGGAAGGGACTCGCCCCAGACCTATAAAA GTATGCAGCATTACCACCACTCCCTGATGCAGGCCCACATGTACACAGGCCATGAGGACCGAGCGAGTCCCTCCCCCTTATCCCCCGCCCAACAGCCAACGCCCAAAA GTTTTTCATGTCCATCTTTAGCTGCAATGG GTTACTCTGGAAGCCCCGCACCCGCAGGCCAACCCCAGCAGGCTGGCTACCCAGGACAGCAGGCTAGTAGTGGTCAACCCCAGGCCCCACCCCAAAGCCAACAGCAACCCCAGGGTGGAGGTGGAGCATTCACTCCTATAGCCCCTCCGGCTGGGAGCCAACCTCAGGCTCATCCAGGTTACCCCCAGGGGGCAGGGCTAGCCACAGTTCAGGCCTCCGGTCAAGGCCCGGTGTCATCCCCATTTAGCGGACAGTTTGTACCCCAGGGCACACAGCCCGGACAACCTGTTGCCCCCCAGCCTGGCTACAGTCACCCAGGCATGCAGCAACAGCCTTACCCTACGCAACAG GTTACAGGTGGTCAGCCAGCTCCTGGTACCCAGCCCCAACAGTTCGGTGGTGGTTACCAGACCGGACCCCTGCAGGCTGCCCCGGCCCCACCTGGTCCAGCGGGTTCCCAGCCAGGTAACCCTTATGCCCGCCAAGGGCCTGGGTACGGGGGAGGATACCCCAGACCCTCGGGAAACTACCCCCAGGGCTACCAGTAA
- the LOC128238197 gene encoding protein TFG-like isoform X4 has product MSEPGIDLTGKLIIKVALGDDIRRILITNEDITYDELVLMMQRVYRGKLNSSDDIVIKYKDEDNDLITIFDSSDLSFAIQCSRILKITLYVNGKPEPLQSNELKLIKGELRLIRDRCTQLLDKLDSRPQMDLPSSTVEAGPAVKPPKNRVTDSPRRTTPQPSFVPVTSGSKEFDPLSSQRSGDEQSKVMSSFGIGGGEARERSGSADSISSLGSASIRPQPGTPTNQPQQGAYQQGGSGQKLPPWQQQQPVTPSAYSQGQQQGYSGSPAPAGQPQQAGYPGQQASSGQPQAPPQSQQQPQGGGGAFTPIAPPAGSQPQAHPGYPQGAGLATVQASGQGPVSSPFSGQFVPQGTQPGQPVAPQPGYSHPGMQQQPYPTQQVTGGQPAPGTQPQQFGGGYQTGPLQAAPAPPGPAGSQPGNPYARQGPGYGGGYPRPSGNYPQGYQ; this is encoded by the exons ATGAGTGAGCCAGGCATTGACCTTACAGGGAAGCTCATCATAAAAGTTGCCCTGGGGGATGACATTCGGCGCATTCTCATCACTAATGAAGACATCACTTATGATGAGCTTGTGCTTATGATGCAGAGAGTCTATCGGGGGAAACTGAACAGCTctgatgatattgttataaaatacaaaGATGAAG ACAACGATTTAATCACGATATTTGACAGCTCAGACCTTAGCTTTGCCATCCAATGTAGCCGGATATTGAAAATTACCCTCTATG TAAATGGCAAGCCCGAGCCACTACAGTCAAATGAGTTGAAACTGATCAAGGGTGAGTTACGTCTGATACGGGACCGATGTACACAACTGCTGGACAAACTCGACTCCCGGCCACAAATGGACCTACCCAGCTCAACTGTGGAAGCAGGACCTGCTGTTAAAC CTCCAAAAAATCGAGTGACAGACAGTCCACGTCGTACGACGCCCCAACCCAGTTTTGTGCCAGTGACGAGTGGCAGTAAGGAGTTTGACCCGCTGTCAAGCCAACGGTCGGGGGACGAGCAGAGTAAAGTCATGTCCTCGTTTGGCATTGGTGGAGGAGAGGCACGAG AACGTTCGGGTTCAGCAGACAGCATCTCGAGTCTAGGGTCAGCAAGCATTAGACCACAGCCAGGCACACCAACAAATCAGCCACAACAAG GGGCATACCAACAGGGAGGAAGCGGGCAGAAGTTGCCACCCTGGCAGCAACAACAACCTGTCACACCCTCCGCCTACAGCCAGGGCCAACAACAAG GTTACTCTGGAAGCCCCGCACCCGCAGGCCAACCCCAGCAGGCTGGCTACCCAGGACAGCAGGCTAGTAGTGGTCAACCCCAGGCCCCACCCCAAAGCCAACAGCAACCCCAGGGTGGAGGTGGAGCATTCACTCCTATAGCCCCTCCGGCTGGGAGCCAACCTCAGGCTCATCCAGGTTACCCCCAGGGGGCAGGGCTAGCCACAGTTCAGGCCTCCGGTCAAGGCCCGGTGTCATCCCCATTTAGCGGACAGTTTGTACCCCAGGGCACACAGCCCGGACAACCTGTTGCCCCCCAGCCTGGCTACAGTCACCCAGGCATGCAGCAACAGCCTTACCCTACGCAACAG GTTACAGGTGGTCAGCCAGCTCCTGGTACCCAGCCCCAACAGTTCGGTGGTGGTTACCAGACCGGACCCCTGCAGGCTGCCCCGGCCCCACCTGGTCCAGCGGGTTCCCAGCCAGGTAACCCTTATGCCCGCCAAGGGCCTGGGTACGGGGGAGGATACCCCAGACCCTCGGGAAACTACCCCCAGGGCTACCAGTAA
- the LOC128238197 gene encoding protein TFG-like isoform X3, with protein sequence MSEPGIDLTGKLIIKVALGDDIRRILITNEDITYDELVLMMQRVYRGKLNSSDDIVIKYKDEDNDLITIFDSSDLSFAIQCSRILKITLYVNGKPEPLQSNELKLIKGELRLIRDRCTQLLDKLDSRPQMDLPSSTVEAGPAVKPPKNRVTDSPRRTTPQPSFVPVTSGSKEFDPLSSQRSGDEQSKVMSSFGIGGGEARERSGSADSISSLGSASIRPQPGTPTNQPQQGAYQQGGSGQKLPPWQQQQPVTPSAYSQGQQQGFSCPSLAAMGYSGSPAPAGQPQQAGYPGQQASSGQPQAPPQSQQQPQGGGGAFTPIAPPAGSQPQAHPGYPQGAGLATVQASGQGPVSSPFSGQFVPQGTQPGQPVAPQPGYSHPGMQQQPYPTQQVTGGQPAPGTQPQQFGGGYQTGPLQAAPAPPGPAGSQPGNPYARQGPGYGGGYPRPSGNYPQGYQ encoded by the exons ATGAGTGAGCCAGGCATTGACCTTACAGGGAAGCTCATCATAAAAGTTGCCCTGGGGGATGACATTCGGCGCATTCTCATCACTAATGAAGACATCACTTATGATGAGCTTGTGCTTATGATGCAGAGAGTCTATCGGGGGAAACTGAACAGCTctgatgatattgttataaaatacaaaGATGAAG ACAACGATTTAATCACGATATTTGACAGCTCAGACCTTAGCTTTGCCATCCAATGTAGCCGGATATTGAAAATTACCCTCTATG TAAATGGCAAGCCCGAGCCACTACAGTCAAATGAGTTGAAACTGATCAAGGGTGAGTTACGTCTGATACGGGACCGATGTACACAACTGCTGGACAAACTCGACTCCCGGCCACAAATGGACCTACCCAGCTCAACTGTGGAAGCAGGACCTGCTGTTAAAC CTCCAAAAAATCGAGTGACAGACAGTCCACGTCGTACGACGCCCCAACCCAGTTTTGTGCCAGTGACGAGTGGCAGTAAGGAGTTTGACCCGCTGTCAAGCCAACGGTCGGGGGACGAGCAGAGTAAAGTCATGTCCTCGTTTGGCATTGGTGGAGGAGAGGCACGAG AACGTTCGGGTTCAGCAGACAGCATCTCGAGTCTAGGGTCAGCAAGCATTAGACCACAGCCAGGCACACCAACAAATCAGCCACAACAAG GGGCATACCAACAGGGAGGAAGCGGGCAGAAGTTGCCACCCTGGCAGCAACAACAACCTGTCACACCCTCCGCCTACAGCCAGGGCCAACAACAAG GTTTTTCATGTCCATCTTTAGCTGCAATGG GTTACTCTGGAAGCCCCGCACCCGCAGGCCAACCCCAGCAGGCTGGCTACCCAGGACAGCAGGCTAGTAGTGGTCAACCCCAGGCCCCACCCCAAAGCCAACAGCAACCCCAGGGTGGAGGTGGAGCATTCACTCCTATAGCCCCTCCGGCTGGGAGCCAACCTCAGGCTCATCCAGGTTACCCCCAGGGGGCAGGGCTAGCCACAGTTCAGGCCTCCGGTCAAGGCCCGGTGTCATCCCCATTTAGCGGACAGTTTGTACCCCAGGGCACACAGCCCGGACAACCTGTTGCCCCCCAGCCTGGCTACAGTCACCCAGGCATGCAGCAACAGCCTTACCCTACGCAACAG GTTACAGGTGGTCAGCCAGCTCCTGGTACCCAGCCCCAACAGTTCGGTGGTGGTTACCAGACCGGACCCCTGCAGGCTGCCCCGGCCCCACCTGGTCCAGCGGGTTCCCAGCCAGGTAACCCTTATGCCCGCCAAGGGCCTGGGTACGGGGGAGGATACCCCAGACCCTCGGGAAACTACCCCCAGGGCTACCAGTAA
- the LOC128238197 gene encoding protein TFG-like isoform X2, which produces MSEPGIDLTGKLIIKVALGDDIRRILITNEDITYDELVLMMQRVYRGKLNSSDDIVIKYKDEDNDLITIFDSSDLSFAIQCSRILKITLYVNGKPEPLQSNELKLIKGELRLIRDRCTQLLDKLDSRPQMDLPSSTVEAGPAVKPPKNRVTDSPRRTTPQPSFVPVTSGSKEFDPLSSQRSGDEQSKVMSSFGIGGGEARERSGSADSISSLGSASIRPQPGTPTNQPQQGAYQQGGSGQKLPPWQQQQPVTPSAYSQGQQQVGCPVVMSDQKYYSYPLRGLTSTAGRDSPQTYKSMQHYHHSLMQAHMYTGHEDRASPSPLSPAQQPTPKSYSGSPAPAGQPQQAGYPGQQASSGQPQAPPQSQQQPQGGGGAFTPIAPPAGSQPQAHPGYPQGAGLATVQASGQGPVSSPFSGQFVPQGTQPGQPVAPQPGYSHPGMQQQPYPTQQVTGGQPAPGTQPQQFGGGYQTGPLQAAPAPPGPAGSQPGNPYARQGPGYGGGYPRPSGNYPQGYQ; this is translated from the exons ATGAGTGAGCCAGGCATTGACCTTACAGGGAAGCTCATCATAAAAGTTGCCCTGGGGGATGACATTCGGCGCATTCTCATCACTAATGAAGACATCACTTATGATGAGCTTGTGCTTATGATGCAGAGAGTCTATCGGGGGAAACTGAACAGCTctgatgatattgttataaaatacaaaGATGAAG ACAACGATTTAATCACGATATTTGACAGCTCAGACCTTAGCTTTGCCATCCAATGTAGCCGGATATTGAAAATTACCCTCTATG TAAATGGCAAGCCCGAGCCACTACAGTCAAATGAGTTGAAACTGATCAAGGGTGAGTTACGTCTGATACGGGACCGATGTACACAACTGCTGGACAAACTCGACTCCCGGCCACAAATGGACCTACCCAGCTCAACTGTGGAAGCAGGACCTGCTGTTAAAC CTCCAAAAAATCGAGTGACAGACAGTCCACGTCGTACGACGCCCCAACCCAGTTTTGTGCCAGTGACGAGTGGCAGTAAGGAGTTTGACCCGCTGTCAAGCCAACGGTCGGGGGACGAGCAGAGTAAAGTCATGTCCTCGTTTGGCATTGGTGGAGGAGAGGCACGAG AACGTTCGGGTTCAGCAGACAGCATCTCGAGTCTAGGGTCAGCAAGCATTAGACCACAGCCAGGCACACCAACAAATCAGCCACAACAAG GGGCATACCAACAGGGAGGAAGCGGGCAGAAGTTGCCACCCTGGCAGCAACAACAACCTGTCACACCCTCCGCCTACAGCCAGGGCCAACAACAAG TGGGTTGCCCAGTTGTGATGAGTGACCAGAAATACTACAGTTACCCTCTCCGTGGGTTGACCTCTACTGCGGGAAGGGACTCGCCCCAGACCTATAAAA GTATGCAGCATTACCACCACTCCCTGATGCAGGCCCACATGTACACAGGCCATGAGGACCGAGCGAGTCCCTCCCCCTTATCCCCCGCCCAACAGCCAACGCCCAAAA GTTACTCTGGAAGCCCCGCACCCGCAGGCCAACCCCAGCAGGCTGGCTACCCAGGACAGCAGGCTAGTAGTGGTCAACCCCAGGCCCCACCCCAAAGCCAACAGCAACCCCAGGGTGGAGGTGGAGCATTCACTCCTATAGCCCCTCCGGCTGGGAGCCAACCTCAGGCTCATCCAGGTTACCCCCAGGGGGCAGGGCTAGCCACAGTTCAGGCCTCCGGTCAAGGCCCGGTGTCATCCCCATTTAGCGGACAGTTTGTACCCCAGGGCACACAGCCCGGACAACCTGTTGCCCCCCAGCCTGGCTACAGTCACCCAGGCATGCAGCAACAGCCTTACCCTACGCAACAG GTTACAGGTGGTCAGCCAGCTCCTGGTACCCAGCCCCAACAGTTCGGTGGTGGTTACCAGACCGGACCCCTGCAGGCTGCCCCGGCCCCACCTGGTCCAGCGGGTTCCCAGCCAGGTAACCCTTATGCCCGCCAAGGGCCTGGGTACGGGGGAGGATACCCCAGACCCTCGGGAAACTACCCCCAGGGCTACCAGTAA